In Vanessa cardui chromosome 9, ilVanCard2.1, whole genome shotgun sequence, the DNA window ttttaaaagattcttTAGTCAAAAAACTGTAACAACTGAATCGTCTAACTGTATAAAAGAGCTTTTTGATACCACTAACGAATGTCTTAATGGTTTAAAAAATGAAGGTGTTAATGTAGACAGTTGGGATCTCATTGTAATTTACATATTGTGTTCTAAATTAGATAATGAATCTCGCAAGCAGTGGGAAGCTAAGGTTGgtagttttaataatgaattgccaacattaaaacaatttttagaatttatagaGCATAGATTCAGGTCGCTTGAatttttatgtagtaaatttacaaaaagtaatgtCACTAAGTCTCATCACGTTGTCAATAATGtcagtagaaataaaatgtcattatgtatttattgttctgACACAAATCACAAGCTCGGGACTTGTAAAGAGTTTGCCAATGAAAACTTGCCATCACGACGTATCTTCGTGCAAAAATCAGGTTTGTGTTTCAATTGCTTAGGAGCTAATCATTCTGTAACATCGTGTCGTTTGCCCACGCGTTGTAGAATTTGTAAACGGAAACATCATTCCTTGCTGCATGAAGCAACAATTGATAACACCAGTACCAATATGTTAGTTAACGAAGCACCAAAAGACGAGACCAAAATCAACAACATTACCACTTGTTTATCTAACACTAACTGTCAAGTTGTATTGGCAACAGCTTTAGTGAACGCTGTATCTAGCAATGGGTCGCACTTTACATTAAGGTCTTTATTAGACCAGGGATCGCAGGCATCATTTATTACGGAGTCTGCAGCTCAGTTGCTTGGGCTTAAGAAAACACAATGTAATAGTGTTATCACTGGAGTGGGGGGTGAGGAAACTTCCTCACTTAATTCCAAATACGTAGTATTTATAAAGCTTCAATCGCTCCACGACCCTACTTTTACCATACAAgttaaagcactcgtgttaagTAAACTAACTTCATTTCTCCCTGTAAGAAAACTCAAGGTCCATCTGTGGCCAACTTTACCAGTTTTGAAGTTAGCTGATCCAATGtttaatataccaaataaaatcgATCTTTTACTTGGCGCTGAAGTCTACTGTCAGATTATAACTGAAGGATTGATGAGAGGCCCACCTGGAACACCAATTGCACAAAACACCAGACTGGGTTGGATTTTATCGGGACAAGCTAGTTGTGATAGAGAAACCAATACTTCCTGTACTATCGCAAGTTTGCATACCAACATAACTAACGAAGAGTTTAACCTTAAACAATTTTGGGAACTAGAATCGGATAATTTCACGCTGGAGAAACAATTAACTCATGAATAAAACACCACTCGTTTCCAAGACaaagacagtttattaatttgtattttccagtgttatatattttcctttgacaaaggatatcgcgatttagaaaatcaaactttttgaacagcgacatctattgacacatgtttaaaaattatacattccgCCCACCATGGACAGAATGTCCATTGCTCTCACCCACCTTGATCAactttttattcgaaaaaatggACTGTATAAGatataatcgtattttttttcaagGTGGTTaagaacaaaaacttaaaaatctcAACCCAAATTAAGgtactaaaacaaaacaacaattatttataacaaataaataatcttactgAGTAATAGGcaaaacacaaattttagttACTGGTCGCTTCAACAAGACACCTTTACATTTTAACGTAACCACCCTCGTAATATCGTCTAAACCAGGATGTTTTTCTATAATTCTACCTAAAAGCCATTTAGCTGGCGGGANNNNNNNNNNNNNNNNNNNNNNNNNNNNNNNNNNNNNNNNNNNNNNNNNNNNNNNNNNNNNNNNNNNNNNNNNNNNNNNNNNNNNNNNNNNNNNNNNNNNNNNNNNNNNNNNNNNNNNNNNNNNNNNNNNNNNNNNNNNNNNNNNNNNNNNNNNNNNNNNNNNNNNNNNNNNNNNNNNNNNNNNNNNNNNNNNNNNNNNNATACATTCCGCCCACCATGGACAGAATGTCCATTGCTCTCACCCACCTTGATCAactttttattcgaaaaaatggACTGTATAAGttataatcgtatttttttttcaaggtgGTTaagaacaaaaacttaaaaatccTCAACCCAAATTATGgtactaaaacaaaacaacaattatttataacaaataaataatcttactgAGTAATAGGcaaaacacaaattttagttACTGGTCGCTTCAACAAGACACCTTTACATTTTAACGTAACCACCCTCGTAATATCGTCTAAACCAGGATGTTTTTCTATAATTCTACCTAAAAGCCATTTAGCTGGCGGGAGATCATCCTctttaactaaaactaaattacCTATCTCAGGTTCAGGATTTTTGTTTGCCCACTTGTAACGATGTAGAAATTGAGTAAGATATTCTCTCGACCACCTACGCCAAAAATGTTGTaacattttttgtgttaattgccACCGTtttaaagatgaaatagatgataattcataatttttctcTGGAACAAGTTTTATCGGTTCACCTATCAAAAAATGTGCTGGAGTCAGAGGTATGGGATCTTGTGAATTAGAACTTATTTGTGACAAAGGCCTGGAATTTAAGCAAGCTTCGATTTGATAGAGCAAAGTCGTAAGTTCCTCAAAGGTTAATGTCGCATTACCTATTACCCGTCGAAGATGATGCTTAGTAAATTTAATTCCAGCTTCCCAAAGTCCGCCGAAGTGCGGGGAATGCGGTGGAATAAAGTGCCAAGTTGTACCGTTGTTTGCTAAAGCCTCAGCAATATCTTTTGTCAATGTCGACTTCTCTTGAGCAAACAGAATTCTGAGTTCCCGTGCGGCACCAACAAAATTTGTTCCGTTGTCGCTATATAAGTCAGCACAATGACCGCGTCTGGCAACAAAACGTTTGAACGCAGCAATGAAACTTTGTGAAGTGAGATCACTCACAGCTTCCAAATGAATGGCTCTTGTTGCCATgcacacaaataaacatatgtagCCTTTATAGGCCCTCATACCTCTACCTTTAGACATTCTGATCTGTATAGGGCCTGCGTAATCCACTCCACTACGATAAAATGCTCGAATTGGCGTTacacgaaccggtggtaactgcCCCATCAATTGATTCCTTGTCAGTGCAGCGTGTCGTGCACAGACCACACAGTTACGAACAACCATTTTAACGCGGTTTTTTGCATCAAGAACCCAGTATTTACTTCGaagataatttaacattaattgtgGTCCGCCGTGTAATGTGTTCATGTGAGTTTCTGCCAGAATTAGGTTGGTAAGATGAGATTTTGAAGGAAGTATTATTGGATGTTTTGTGTCAGTTTTTATTTCAGCTTGTTCTAGTCGCCCACCAACTCTCAAGATACCTGCTTCATCTAGAAATGGATTCAAAGAGGTAAGTTTGCTCTTCttgaatactttattgttatCTTTAATATCCTTTAATTCCCGCTGAAAGTTCACTGCTTGACAttgcttaatacaaatattcagaGACTCATTCAATTCATCACTAGTCAGCCATACTGGAAATTGactaatcaataattttaacttctttATAAATCTTCTGCAGTATGCTAAAACCCGAACTAATTTGCGCAGAGAAGAAAATTTAGTCCATAATTCTAATTGATTTTGTTCTATTACACAGTAAACTCTAGTAGCCTTTTCTTCTAAGTCTATTGAACTTGTtctatcaaattttattgatcGATTTTTCAACCATGCTGGACCTGATTTCCATTGCTGAAATTCTGCTACTTCAGATGGATTTAACCCGCGCGACGCACAATCAGCTGGGTTGTCACCAGATGATATGTGTGACCATTGATCTCTATTTAAGATATTAAGGATTTCTGAAACTCGGTTGGCTACAAATGTTTTCCAACGACTTGGATGGTCGCTTAGCCAGGCTAGCACTACGGTAGAGTCTGTCCATGCGTGGATACaagttgttgatatttttaatactgctGAAACTTCCTGTAATAATTTAGCCAAGAGAACAGCTCCACACAATTCAAGCCTAGGAATTGAGATTTGTTTAATGGGTGCTACTCTAGTTTTTGCAGTCAACAAGTGGACATTAACGTTTCCAATATTATCTACAATACGCATATAAACAACAGCAGCATATGCTTCATTGGATGCATCGCAGAATCCATGTAGTTCTGTTGTATTATTTGTCTCGCTAAAATTAATCCATCGTGGAATACGAAATTTTGTAAGTTCAATGAGTTCTTTCCGATA includes these proteins:
- the LOC124532456 gene encoding uncharacterized protein LOC124532456; this encodes MFNIPNKIDLLLGAEVYCQIITEGLMRGPPGTPIAQNTRLGWILSGQASCDRETNTSCTIASLHTNITNEEFNLKQFWELESDNFTLEKQLTPDEKRCEEIFQETTKRDDFGRYIVKLPFKEADPSCKYGNSREIALKRFLMLERRFIKSPHLKSEYTHVISEYLQLGHMEEVPTKEIKNPTAVYLPYHEVVREDKKTTKFRILFNASNRDNNGVSLNSNLLVGPTLQSDLRHILMRWRLHPICLTADIVKMYRQIKVTEQDADYQRLLWRENNTQEIRHLRLVRVTFGTASAPYLAVRTLHQVAYDEGNQFQLAASRVIHDFYMDDLLTGCQTVAEGKQIFLEMNKLLEKGGFELQKWSSNNDELLNEISKGNKVTTSNIELKNDEVVKILGLTWNRRTDNFEYSVQLPPISKPVTKRKIISDIGKLFDPMGWLSPAIIKAKIIIQKLWLSGIDWDDELPSKLLNEWTHYRKELIELTKFRIPRWINFSETNNTTELHGFCDASNEAYAAVVYMRIVDNIGNVNVHLLTAKTRVAPIKQISIPRLELCGAVLLAKLLQEVSAVLKISTTCIHAWTDSTVVLAWLSDHPSRWKTFVANRVSEILNILNRDQWSHISSGDNPADCASRGLNPSEVAEFQQWKSGPAWLKNRSIKFDRTSSIDLEEKATRVYCVIEQNQLELWTKFSSLRKLVRVLAYCRRFIKKLKLLISQFPVWLTSDELNESLNICIKQCQAVNFQRELKDIKDNNKVFKKSKLTSLNPFLDEAGILRVGGRLEQAEIKTDTKHPIILPSKSHLTNLILAETHMNTLHGGPQLMLNYLRSKYWVLDAKNRVKMVVRNCVVCARHAALTRNQLMGQLPPVRVTPIRAFYRSGVDYAGPIQIRMSKGRGMRAYKGYICLFVCMATRAIHLEAVSDLTSQSFIAAFKRFVARRGHCADLYSDNGTNFVGAARELRILFAQEKSTLTKDIAEALANNGTTWHFIPPHSPHFGGLWEAGIKFTKHHLRRVIGNATLTFEELTTLLYQIEACLNSRPLSQISSNSQDPIPLTPAHFLIGEPIKLVPEKNYELSSISSLKRWQLTQKMLQHFWRRWSREYLTQFLHRYKWANKNPEPEIGNLVLVKEDDLPPAKWLLGRIIEKHPGLDDITRVVTLKCKGVLLKRPVTKICVLPITQ